The Sander lucioperca isolate FBNREF2018 chromosome 15, SLUC_FBN_1.2, whole genome shotgun sequence genome window below encodes:
- the msh6 gene encoding DNA mismatch repair protein Msh6 codes for MAKQSSLFNFFKKSPPPVSKPKPSLSPAEADLPSSVEKSSSPKEQAKQTPQQLTKTNKVKPKSNKSSKGGFNKLFGDTAPTTKQSNTCTFSAGVLVWAKLEGHPWWPCMVVPQPLTGQQMRGRGRDQRIHVHFFDEPPTRGWVSTKYIREYHGSDSSDAKTGGVFFSGKPVIRHAMELADGVMFDSPEKRLKMPLCMDPSDEEEEDDEEMELDKSTVSEEVSDEEEEENEKVKLSKVSRRSSRASTEKGNKAKRRRIVVASDSDGSDEEFKPEQAASSSEDELEEAAAVSSEEESTHESEAESPIKPAKRKRPAEKPASTKAKIPTTPSNAPKRAPAAVAVDTKSRLSAFSAPDNFESQANGSGTIGSATIWDHEKLEWCQDGRRKDSRRRRQTEDDYDPTTLYVPEDFLNRNSPGMRRWWQLKSEMFDTVIFYKVGKFYELYHMDAVIGVNEMGLTFMKGTWAHSGFPEIGFARFSDVLVQKGYKVARVEQTETPEMMEARCKNMAKPTKFDRVVRREVCRIITRGTQTYSVLDGAPSESQSKFLLSVKEKAEEESSGRCRAYGVCFVDTSVGYFHVGQFPDDRHCSRLRTLIAHFAPAEVLFERGNPSVETRKILKASLSSALQEGLNAGTQFWDAQKTLKTLSEEDYFKEAAGKEQGTGNNFLPAPLKKMTPESDSLCLTPKEGYELGLSALGGCIFYLKKCLVDQELLSLANFEEYVPVDVELEKAAGPASFFAQTRQRVVLDGVTLANLEIFQNGSGGKEGTLLERLDTCSTPFGKRLLKQWLCAPLCNPTSIKDRLDAVEDLIGAQAQATEVSDLLKKLPDLERLLSKIHSIGTPLKGQDHPDSRAVLYEEVTYSKRKIADFLSALEGFKTMQEIITVLAPVTAESRSALLRQVASLQSEKDGLFPDLSAELRRWETAFDHQKARTTGVITPKAGFDPEYDQALASIKNCERELQDYLDRQKKRIGCKSMSYWGTGRNRYQMEVPDSVSERNIPEEYDVKSTKKGWKRYVTKETERLFSELQGFEEKRDAALKDCMRRLFYNFDKNYRDWKTGVECMAVIDVLLSLSRYSQGGDGPMTRPQVVLPEGDDQVAAFLDLTGSRHPCVTKTFFGDDFIPNDIYIGCPGSNETDEKNEHASCVLVTGPNMGGKSTLMRQCGLVIILAQLGCYVPAESLRFTPVDRVFTRLGASDRIMAGESTFFVELSETASILHHATKHSLVLVDELGRGTATYDGTAIASAVVKELAEKVCCRTLFSTHYHSLVEDYANNPAVRLGHMACMVENECEDPSQETITFLYKFITGACPKSYGFNAARLASLPEVVIQSGHKKAREFEKSTISLRLFKKLCQFAEDPTLSNTHFASLVQMLNTI; via the exons ATGGCGAAGCAAAGCTCCCTTTTCAATTTCTTCAAAAAGTCTCCGCCGCCGGTCTCCAAGCCGAAGCCGAGTCTCTCTCCGGCCGAGGCAGACCTGCCTTCCTCCGTAGAGAAGTCCTCTTCTCCGAAAGAGCAAGCTAAACAGACACCGCAACAACTAACCAAGACCAACAAAGTTAAGCCGAAAAGTAACAAGTCTTCGAAAGGGGGATTCAACAAACTGTTTGGCGACACGGCCCCAACAACCAAACAAAG CAACACATGCACATTCAGTGCTGGTGTCCTTGTGTGGGCTAAACTGGAGGGACACCCCTGGTGGCCATGCATGGTGGTACCCCAACCTCTGACTGGACAGCAGATGAGGGGCCGGGGTCGGGACCAACGCATACATGTCCATTTCTTTGATGAACCCCCCACTAGAGGATGGGTCAGCACCAAATATATCCGAGAGTACCATG GCTCTGACAGCAGTGATGCTAAAACGGGAGGGGTGTTCTTCAGCGGCAAACCTGTAATCCGTCATGCAATGGAGCTCGCTGATGGAGTTATGTTTGACAGCCCTGAAAAAAGATTAAAGATGCCTCTCTGTATGGATCCATccgatgaggaggaagaggatgatGAAGAAATGGAG CTTGACAAGTCAACAGTGAGTGAAGAGGTCAGtgatgaggaagaagaggaaaatgAGAAGGTGAAATTGTCCAAGGTCAGTCGACGTTCATCCCGCGCGTCAACAGAGAAGGGAAATAAGGCCAAGCGCCGCCGCATAGTTGTAGCCTCAGACAGTGATGGATCAGATGAGGAATTCAAACCAGAACAGGCTGCGTCCAGCAGTGAGGATGAGCTGGAAGAAGCAGCAGCGGTGAGCAGTGAAGAGGAGAGCACGCATGAGTCGGAAGCAGAAAGCCCCATCAAGCCTGCAAAGCGCAAACGTCCTGCAGAAAAGCCTGCTTCTACAAAAGCCAAGATACCTACTACCCCGTCTAATGCACCAAAACGTGCTCCAGCAGCTGTTGCAGTCGACACAAAGTCTCGTCTGTCAGCCTTCTCTGCCCCTGACAACTTTGAGAGCCAGGCAAATGGATCAGGCACCATTGGAAGCGCCACAATTTGGGACCATGAGAAGCTGGAGTGGTGCCAGGATGGCAGGAGGAAAGACAGCCGAAGGCGGCGACAGACCGAGGATGACTATGATCCCACCACACTGTATGTACCAGAAGACTTTCTAAACCGAAACAGTCCTGGTATGCGTCGCTGGTGGCAGCTCAAATCTGAGATGTTTGATACAGTCATTTTCTACAAAGTGGGGAAGTTTTATGAGCTCTACCACATGGATGCTGTGATCGGAGTCAACGAGATGGGACTAACATTCATGAAGGGGACCTGGGCACACTCAGGCTTCCCAGAGATTGGCTTTGCGCGTTTCTCAGATGTGCTGGTCCAGAAAGGCTACAAGGTGGCTCGTGTGGAGCAGACGGAGACCCCAGAGATGATGGAAGCACGCTGTAAGAACATGGCTAAGCCCACAAAGTTTGACCGTGTGGTGAGAAGAGAAGTGTGCCGGATTATCACACGTGGTACCCAGACCTACAGTGTGTTAGATGGTGCTCCTTCTGAGAGTCAGAGCAAGTTCCTGCTGAGTGTAAAGGAAAAGGCTGAAGAGGAAAGCTCTGGTCGTTGCCGTGCATACGGAGTCTGCTTTGTAGATACCTCTGTGGGTTATTTTCATGTTGGTCAGTTCCCAGACGATCGTCACTGCTCACGCCTGCGCACCCTAATAGCACACTTTGCCCCTGCTGAAGTGCTCTTTGAAAGGGGAAACCCATCCGTTGAAACACGCAAAATACTCAaggcctctctgtcctctgctcTGCAGGAAGGGCTTAATGCAGGCACCCAGTTCTGGGATGCTCAAAAGACTCTGAAAACCCTTTCAGAAGAAGATTACTTTAAAGAGGCTGCTGGCAAGGAACAAGGGACAGGGAACAACTTTCTTCCTGCTCCATTAAAAAAGATGACACCTGAGAGTGATTCCCTGTGCCTTACTCCCAAAGAGGGCTATGAGCTGGGACTCTCGGCACTGGGTGGATGCATTTTCTATCTGAAGAAATGTCTGGTAGATCAAGAGCTGCTCTCTTTGGCCAACTTTGAAGAATATGTCCCTGTTGATGTTGAGCTGGAGAAAGCTGCCGGACCTGCCAGTTTCTTTGCCCAGACTCGTCAGCGGGTGGTTCTTGATGGAGTGACTCTGGCAAACTTAGAAATCTTTCAGAATGGGTCAGGAGGAAAAGAAGGGACGCTGCTGGAGCGTTTGGACACCTGCTCTACCCCGTTTGGCAAGAGGCTGCTGAAGCAGTGGCTCTGTGCGCCTCTGTGTAACCCCACATCCATCAAGGACCGACTGGATGCAGTGGAAGACCTGATTGGAGCTCAGGCCCAGGCTACTGAGGTTTCAGACCTGCTGAAGAAGCTCCCAGATTTGGAGCGTCTTCTGAGCAAAATTCACAGCATTGGCACTCCTCTGAAGGGCCAGGATCACCCTGACAGCAGAGCAGTTCTCTATGAGGAGGTCACCTACAGCAAGCGCAAGATAGCAGACTTTCTCTCAGCACTGGAAGGTTTCAAAACTATGCAGGAGATCATTACTGTCCTCGCTCCAGTTACAGCCGAATCTCGATCCGCATTGCTCCGTCAAGTGGCCAGTCTGCAAAGTGAAAAGGACGGCCTCTTTCCCGACCTCTCTGCTGAACTCAGGCGCTGGGAGACAGCCTTCGACCACCAGAAAGCCCGCACTACTGGTGTCATAACCCCTAAAGCTGGCTTTGACCCCGAGTACGACCAGGCTCTGGCGTCAATCAAGAACTGTGAGCGAGAGCTGCAGGATTACCTGGACAGACAGAAGAAGAGGATTGGCTGTAAAAGCATGTCCTATTGGGGAACTGGGCGAAACCGCTACCAGATGGAGGTGCCTGACAGTGTCTCAGAGAGGAATATTCCCGAGGAGTACGACGTGAAGTCTACAAAGAAAGGCTGGAAGCGTTATGTGACCAAGGAGACCGAACGGCTGTTCTCAGAGCTGCAAGGATTTGAAGAGAAGAGAGATGCTGCCCTGAAAGACTGCATGAGGAGGCTTTTCTACAACTTTGACAAGAACTACAGAGACTGGAAGACTGGTGTGGAGTGCATGGCAGTGATTG ATGTGCTGCTGTCCTTGTCCCGCTACAGCCAGGGCGGAGACGGACCGATGACCAGGCCACAGGTGGTGCTCCCTGAGGGGGATGACCAGGTAGCGGCCTTCCTTGACCTCACTGGATCCCGTCATCCCTGTGTCACCAAGACCTTTTTTGGCGACGACTTCATCCCTAATGACATCTACATTGGCTGCCCTGGTAGCAATGAAACTGATGAGAAAAACGAGCATGCCTCTTGTGTCCTCGTCACGGGGCCAAACATGGGTGGAAAGTCTACTCTCATGAGACAG TGTGGACTTGTGATCATCCTTGCTCAGCTGGGTTGCTATGTTCCTGCCGAGAGTCTGCGCTTCACACCGGTTGACAGAGTCTTCACTCGGCTGGGAGCCTCGGATCGTATCATGGCTG GAGAGAGTACCTTCTTTGTGGAGCTAAGTGAGACTGCCAGCATCTTGCACCATGCCACTAAACACTCGCTTGTGCTTGTGGATGAATTAG GAAGAGGCACAGCCACATATGATGGCACAGCGATCGCCAGTGCTGTTGTGAAGGAGCTTGCTGAGAAGGTCTGCTGTCGCACCCTCTTCTCTACACATTATCACTCCCTGGTGGAGGACTACGCCAACAACCCTGCTGTGCGGTTGGGCCACATG GCGTGCATGGTGGAGAATGAATGCGAGGATCCAAGTCAAGAGACCATCACATTCCTCTACAAGTTCATCACTGGTGCTTGTCCAAAGAGTTATGGCTTCAATGCTGCTCGACTTGCCAGCCTGCCAGAGGTGGTCATCCAATCAGGACACAAGAAGGCCAGAGAGTTTGAGAAGAGCACCATCAGCCTCAGACTCTTCAA GAAGCTCTGCCAGTTTGCTGAAGATCCTACACTGAGCAACACACACTTTGCTTCACTTGTTCAGATGCTCAACACCATATAG